The proteins below come from a single Fusobacterium nucleatum genomic window:
- the topA gene encoding type I DNA topoisomerase: MLKLPKKSEKNKLVIVESPAKAKTIEKILGKSYKVISSYGHIIDLPKTKIGVDVNDNFKPSYHTIKGKGEVIKQLKEASKKADKIYLASDPDREGESIAWHIANTLKLDHNEKNRIEFHEITEKAIKDAVKNPRKINIAKVNSQQARRILDRLVGYEISPFLWKLISPNTSAGRVQSVALKIICELEDKIKAFIPEKYWDVKGIFDGKYNLNLYKIDNEKIDKLKDEKLLDRVKKDLKKKYEVISSKVSKKIKNPPLPLKTSTLQQLASSYLGFSASKTMTVAQKLYEGVGIKGEHKGLITYMRTDSTRISEEAKEMTRKYIIKEYGKEYLGSTSPKTKKENKNVQDAHEGVRPTDINLTPQNVMQYLDKDQFKLYNLIWQRFLISQLASMKYEQFEYILEKNKIQYRGSINKIIFDGYYKVFKEDEDLPIGDFPEIKEGDKFTLDKLDIKEDYTKPPARLTESSLVKTLEAEGIGRPSTYASIIDTLKKREYVKLQNKSFVPTEIGYEVKTQLDKFFPNIMNIKFTAKLEDELDEVDSGDKNWIDLLKVFYTELQKYEEKCKSVVKEELEKLVVSDVLDKNGKPMIMKIGRFGRYLASQDTESKENISLKGIDISLEDIKKGKIFVKKQIEELSKKKEGQKTDIILDNGSRLLLKYGRFGAYLESYNYKEDNIRKTIPKEIKTKIDNNTIKKENDILCLKDMFDKIEKEEAEILKKAGKCEKCGRPFKIKNGRWGKFLACTGYPECKNIKKIEK; encoded by the coding sequence GTGTTAAAGTTGCCTAAAAAGTCGGAAAAAAATAAATTAGTAATAGTGGAATCACCAGCTAAGGCTAAAACAATAGAAAAAATTTTGGGAAAGTCATATAAAGTAATCTCTTCTTATGGGCATATAATTGATTTACCTAAGACTAAAATAGGTGTAGATGTAAATGATAATTTTAAACCATCTTACCATACTATAAAAGGTAAAGGAGAGGTTATAAAGCAATTAAAAGAAGCTTCTAAAAAAGCTGACAAAATATATCTTGCTTCTGACCCTGATAGAGAGGGAGAATCGATAGCTTGGCATATAGCTAATACATTAAAACTTGATCACAATGAAAAAAACAGAATAGAATTTCATGAAATTACTGAAAAAGCAATAAAAGATGCTGTTAAAAATCCTAGAAAAATTAATATAGCAAAGGTGAATTCACAACAAGCTAGAAGAATCTTGGATAGACTTGTAGGTTATGAAATAAGTCCATTTTTATGGAAACTTATTTCTCCAAATACAAGTGCTGGTAGAGTTCAATCTGTTGCATTAAAAATAATATGTGAGTTAGAAGATAAAATAAAAGCCTTTATTCCAGAAAAATACTGGGATGTAAAAGGGATTTTTGATGGTAAATATAATCTAAATCTATATAAGATTGATAATGAGAAAATAGATAAATTAAAAGATGAAAAATTACTTGATAGAGTAAAAAAAGATTTAAAAAAGAAATATGAAGTCATTTCATCTAAAGTATCAAAGAAAATTAAAAATCCACCTTTACCATTGAAAACAAGTACCTTACAACAATTAGCTTCGTCATATTTAGGTTTTTCTGCAAGTAAAACTATGACAGTTGCACAAAAATTATATGAAGGGGTCGGTATAAAGGGGGAACATAAGGGACTCATTACTTATATGAGAACTGACTCCACAAGAATTTCAGAAGAAGCAAAAGAAATGACAAGAAAATATATAATTAAAGAATATGGTAAAGAATATCTAGGTTCAACAAGTCCTAAAACTAAAAAAGAAAATAAAAATGTTCAAGATGCACACGAAGGAGTTAGACCAACTGATATTAATTTAACACCTCAAAATGTAATGCAATATTTAGATAAAGACCAGTTCAAGCTATATAATTTAATATGGCAAAGATTTTTAATATCTCAACTGGCTAGCATGAAGTATGAACAATTTGAATATATTTTAGAAAAAAATAAAATTCAATACAGAGGAAGTATAAATAAAATAATTTTTGATGGTTATTATAAAGTATTTAAAGAAGATGAAGATTTACCAATAGGAGATTTTCCTGAAATAAAAGAAGGAGATAAATTTACTCTTGATAAATTAGATATTAAAGAGGATTACACTAAGCCACCTGCAAGACTTACTGAATCATCATTGGTAAAAACTCTTGAAGCAGAAGGGATTGGTAGACCCTCAACTTATGCAAGTATAATAGATACTTTAAAAAAGAGAGAATATGTAAAATTACAAAATAAAAGTTTTGTTCCAACAGAAATAGGATATGAAGTTAAAACTCAACTTGATAAATTCTTTCCTAATATTATGAATATAAAATTCACTGCTAAATTAGAAGATGAACTAGATGAAGTTGATAGTGGAGATAAAAATTGGATAGATTTATTAAAAGTTTTTTACACTGAATTACAAAAATATGAAGAAAAATGTAAATCTGTTGTAAAAGAAGAATTAGAAAAATTAGTTGTGTCTGATGTTCTTGATAAAAATGGAAAACCTATGATAATGAAAATTGGTAGATTTGGAAGATATCTTGCTTCACAAGATACTGAAAGTAAGGAAAATATTTCATTAAAAGGTATAGATATTTCTCTTGAAGATATAAAAAAGGGTAAGATATTTGTAAAAAAGCAAATAGAAGAATTGAGTAAGAAAAAAGAAGGACAAAAAACTGATATTATTTTAGATAATGGTTCAAGACTTTTATTAAAATATGGTAGATTTGGAGCATATTTAGAAAGTTATAATTATAAAGAGGATAATATTAGAAAAACAATTCCAAAAGAAATAAAAACTAAAATTGATAATAATACAATAAAAAAAGAAAATGATATTTTATGTTTAAAGGATATGTTTGACAAAATTGAAAAAGAAGAAGCTGAAATATTGAAGAAAGCTGGAAAGTGCGAAAAATGTGGGAGACCATTTAAAATTAAAAATGGAAGATGGGGAAAATTTTTAGCTTGTACTGGCTATCCTGAATGTAAAAATATAAAGAAAATAGAAAAATAA
- the dprA gene encoding DNA-processing protein DprA — protein sequence MNYNFITINDDVYPECLKEISNPPLKLYYKGNLDLLKEERLIAVVGTRNPSSYGKLCCEYMVKKMTSANITIVSGFAKGIDSIAHKTSLLTDGKTIAVIASGLDIVYPASNLSLYREIEEKGLILSEYEAGVKPFKGNFPQRNRIIAGLSKGTIVVESKNRGGSLITADLALEFNRDVYAVPGDVFSEYSRGCNNLIRDSRAKSLSNINELLEDYSWEVEEKNDSNKYTKNQILILNCLSSEKNLDSILLETKIKETEILAELMTLEIMGVIKSIAGGRYKKIL from the coding sequence ATGAATTATAATTTTATTACAATAAATGATGATGTATATCCTGAGTGTTTAAAAGAAATTTCTAATCCCCCTTTAAAATTATACTATAAAGGAAATTTAGATTTATTAAAAGAAGAAAGATTAATTGCAGTTGTGGGGACAAGAAATCCAAGTTCTTATGGAAAACTATGTTGTGAATATATGGTTAAAAAGATGACCAGTGCCAATATAACAATAGTTAGTGGCTTTGCAAAAGGAATTGATAGCATAGCTCATAAAACTTCCTTACTTACTGATGGGAAAACAATAGCTGTTATTGCTTCTGGGCTTGATATAGTTTATCCAGCTTCTAATCTAAGTCTATACAGAGAAATAGAAGAAAAAGGCTTAATTTTAAGTGAGTATGAAGCAGGAGTTAAACCTTTTAAAGGAAATTTCCCTCAAAGGAATAGAATTATTGCTGGGCTTTCAAAGGGAACAATAGTGGTTGAAAGTAAAAATAGAGGAGGTAGCTTAATCACAGCTGATTTAGCTTTGGAATTTAATAGAGATGTATATGCTGTTCCTGGTGATGTATTTTCTGAATATTCAAGAGGTTGTAACAATCTTATAAGAGATTCAAGAGCTAAATCTCTTTCAAATATTAATGAATTATTAGAAGATTATTCTTGGGAAGTTGAAGAGAAAAATGATAGTAATAAATATACAAAAAACCAAATACTTATTTTAAATTGTCTTTCATCTGAAAAAAATCTTGATAGTATTCTATTAGAAACAAAAATTAAAGAAACAGAGATACTTGCTGAATTAATGACATTAGAAATAATGGGAGTTATAAAAAGTATTGCAGGTGGAAGATATAAAAAAATCTTGTAA
- the tnpA gene encoding IS200/IS605 family transposase, which yields MDKNSLAHTKWNCKYHIVFTPKYRRQAIYGKIKKDTGAILRKLCEFKGVEIIEASACVEHIHMLVSIVPKIAVSIFMGYLKGKSSLMIFDRYANLKYKYGNRTFWCRGYYVDTVGRNKERIAQYIKNQIEEDKIMDQMALKEYFDPFNVEKK from the coding sequence ATGGACAAAAATAGTTTAGCACATACAAAGTGGAATTGTAAATATCATATAGTATTTACACCAAAATATAGAAGACAAGCAATATATGGAAAGATAAAAAAAGATACAGGAGCAATATTAAGAAAACTTTGTGAATTTAAAGGAGTAGAAATAATAGAAGCAAGTGCATGTGTAGAGCATATACATATGTTAGTGAGCATAGTACCAAAGATAGCAGTATCAATATTTATGGGATATTTAAAGGGAAAAAGTTCATTAATGATATTTGACAGGTATGCGAACTTAAAATATAAATATGGAAATAGAACTTTTTGGTGCAGAGGTTATTATGTAGATACAGTGGGAAGAAATAAGGAAAGGATAGCCCAATACATAAAGAACCAAATAGAAGAAGATAAAATAATGGATCAAATGGCATTAAAAGAATATTTTGATCCTTTCAATGTGGAAAAGAAATAA
- a CDS encoding tetratricopeptide repeat protein: MKKILISLFLIISVIIFSESERETGITAERNETPVTQNTTDDGGETVENPEQQKTTAGFYEYRPQILIQLDEQMKSAGHSSVGQLNARYEQELNAYLEMYSYDSDRIFYLANEYMLLNNYHRANKIFLKDNKDIKNVFGAATTYRFMGQNENAIQKYTEAISMNPNFAESYLGRGLANRNLDNYDSAVNDLQTYISKTGAHDGYVALADVYFKMGKNKEAYNIASQGLAKYGDSRILRTLANNILKNKID; the protein is encoded by the coding sequence ATGAAAAAAATATTAATTAGTTTATTTTTAATAATATCAGTGATAATCTTTTCAGAAAGTGAAAGAGAAACTGGAATAACAGCTGAAAGAAATGAAACACCAGTTACTCAAAACACTACTGATGATGGAGGAGAAACAGTAGAAAATCCTGAACAACAAAAAACAACTGCTGGATTTTATGAATATAGACCACAAATTTTAATACAATTAGATGAGCAGATGAAAAGTGCAGGTCATAGTTCAGTGGGTCAATTAAATGCTAGATATGAACAGGAATTGAATGCTTATTTAGAAATGTATTCTTATGATAGTGATAGAATTTTTTATTTAGCTAATGAGTATATGCTACTTAACAATTACCATAGAGCTAATAAGATTTTCTTAAAAGATAATAAAGATATTAAAAATGTTTTTGGAGCAGCTACTACATATAGATTTATGGGACAAAATGAAAATGCTATACAAAAATATACTGAAGCAATATCTATGAATCCAAATTTTGCAGAATCTTATTTAGGTAGAGGTTTAGCAAATAGAAATTTAGACAATTATGATAGTGCAGTTAATGATTTACAAACATATATTTCTAAAACAGGGGCACATGATGGGTATGTTGCTTTGGCAGATGTATATTTTAAAATGGGTAAAAATAAAGAGGCATATAATATAGCCAGTCAAGGACTAGCTAAATATGGAGATTCTAGGATATTAAGAACCTTAGCTAATAATATATTAAAAAATAAGATTGATTAA
- a CDS encoding efflux RND transporter periplasmic adaptor subunit — protein MKMKCILLFLIIFIFTACKKDTEEEVIRAVKIQEINSMQDENFNIDFPAQISSTQKTVLAFKYAGKIKSINFESGDFVKKGQVIATIDDKDYKLNLEAFSKKYEAAKAVAQNAEIQFARAEKLYKGEALAKKDYDNALMQKNVAISTFKEASAGLENARNTLNDTKIIAPYDGYIDKKVVEVGTVVPEGGPVISFISSEITDISVNASSKDIEYIKNANDIIFKDNSSEKIYPLKVKSVAQNPDSINLTYPVIFTFSNLSEGENFLSGQTGTVTINVKNNGNPEILIPLNAVFEDNGSNVYLFKNGIAVKTPIEIRELRETDKISVVRGLKSGDKVIVAGISKLTDGEKVRILGGNK, from the coding sequence ATGAAAATGAAATGTATATTACTTTTTTTAATAATTTTTATTTTTACAGCTTGTAAAAAAGATACAGAGGAAGAAGTTATAAGAGCTGTAAAAATCCAAGAAATTAATTCAATGCAAGATGAGAATTTCAATATTGATTTCCCAGCACAAATTTCCTCTACACAAAAAACAGTATTAGCTTTTAAATATGCTGGTAAAATTAAAAGTATAAATTTTGAAAGTGGAGATTTTGTAAAAAAAGGACAAGTAATTGCTACAATAGATGATAAAGATTATAAACTTAATTTAGAAGCATTTTCTAAAAAATATGAAGCAGCAAAAGCTGTTGCACAAAATGCTGAGATACAATTTGCTAGAGCTGAAAAATTGTATAAAGGTGAAGCACTTGCAAAAAAAGATTATGATAATGCACTTATGCAAAAAAATGTTGCAATATCAACTTTTAAAGAAGCCAGTGCTGGGCTTGAAAATGCAAGAAACACTTTGAATGATACAAAAATAATAGCCCCTTATGATGGATATATAGATAAAAAAGTAGTTGAAGTGGGAACTGTTGTTCCAGAAGGAGGCCCAGTTATTTCTTTTATATCAAGTGAAATAACTGATATTTCTGTAAATGCTTCATCAAAAGACATTGAATATATTAAAAATGCCAATGATATAATCTTTAAAGATAATTCATCAGAAAAAATATATCCTCTTAAAGTTAAAAGTGTTGCACAAAACCCTGATTCTATTAATTTAACTTACCCAGTAATATTTACTTTTTCAAATCTTAGTGAAGGTGAAAATTTTTTATCTGGACAAACAGGTACTGTAACTATAAATGTTAAAAATAATGGGAATCCAGAAATTTTAATTCCTTTAAATGCTGTTTTTGAAGATAATGGTTCAAATGTTTATCTATTTAAAAATGGAATAGCTGTTAAAACTCCAATAGAAATTAGAGAATTAAGAGAAACTGATAAAATAAGTGTAGTTAGAGGCTTAAAAAGTGGAGATAAAGTGATAGTTGCAGGGATAAGTAAATTAACAGATGGAGAAAAAGTAAGAATTCTAGGAGGCAATAAATGA
- the xseA gene encoding exodeoxyribonuclease VII large subunit, translating into MEKIYSVSEFNRMVKSYIDDIDDFQEFFIEGEISNITYYRSGHLYFSIKDSKSQIKCAAFNYKLKRIPEDLKEGDLIKLFGDVGFYEVRGEFQVLVRYIEKQNALGSLYAKLEKVKEKFSELGYFDEEHKKELPKFPRNIGVVTALTGAALQDIIKTTRKRFNSINIYIYPAKVQGIGAEQEIIKGIETLNKIEEIDFIIAGRGGGSIEDLWAFNEEDVAMAFFNSKKPIISAVGHEIDFLLSDLTADKRAATPTQAIELSVPEKDSLLEDLKTREICITKLLKSYVDNMKRELLLRVENYHLKNFPNTINNLRESIVEKEIQLKEVMKSFIEQKRIVFETKIDKISVLNPINTLKRGYTVSQVKNKRIDVLDDIEINDKMITILKDGKVISIVKEKIYEKNIN; encoded by the coding sequence GTGGAAAAAATATATTCAGTATCAGAATTCAACAGAATGGTAAAAAGCTATATAGATGATATTGATGATTTTCAAGAATTTTTTATTGAAGGAGAAATTTCAAATATAACTTATTATAGAAGTGGTCATTTATATTTTTCAATAAAAGATAGTAAATCACAAATTAAATGTGCAGCTTTTAATTATAAATTAAAAAGAATTCCTGAGGATTTAAAAGAGGGAGATTTAATAAAATTATTTGGTGATGTAGGTTTTTATGAAGTCAGAGGGGAATTCCAAGTTTTAGTTAGATATATAGAAAAACAAAATGCTCTAGGTTCTCTTTATGCAAAATTAGAAAAAGTAAAAGAAAAATTTTCAGAACTTGGATACTTTGATGAAGAGCATAAAAAAGAATTACCAAAATTTCCTAGAAATATTGGAGTTGTAACTGCTTTAACAGGAGCAGCTCTCCAAGATATCATTAAAACAACAAGAAAAAGATTTAATTCAATAAATATATATATTTATCCTGCAAAGGTACAGGGTATTGGTGCAGAACAAGAAATTATAAAAGGTATTGAAACATTAAATAAAATTGAAGAAATAGATTTTATTATTGCAGGTAGAGGTGGAGGAAGTATAGAGGATTTATGGGCATTCAATGAAGAAGATGTTGCAATGGCATTCTTTAATTCAAAAAAGCCTATAATATCAGCAGTAGGACACGAAATAGATTTTTTATTATCTGATTTAACAGCTGATAAAAGAGCTGCAACACCTACACAAGCAATAGAGCTTTCTGTCCCAGAAAAAGATAGTTTATTAGAGGATTTAAAAACTAGGGAAATCTGTATAACTAAGTTATTAAAATCTTATGTTGATAATATGAAAAGAGAACTATTATTAAGAGTAGAAAATTATCATCTTAAAAATTTTCCAAATACAATTAATAATTTAAGGGAAAGTATAGTTGAAAAAGAAATACAGTTAAAAGAAGTAATGAAAAGTTTTATAGAGCAAAAAAGAATTGTTTTTGAAACAAAAATAGATAAGATTTCAGTTTTAAATCCTATAAATACTTTAAAAAGAGGATATACTGTAAGTCAAGTAAAAAATAAAAGAATAGATGTCTTAGATGATATAGAAATCAATGATAAAATGATTACCATATTAAAAGATGGAAAAGTAATAAGCATAGTTAAGGAGAAAATTTATGAAAAAAATATTAATTAG
- a CDS encoding TolC family protein, with protein sequence MKLQNNLIFLSFILFLSCSKVNIENENKTMVERLKEKGISTENLRREKEGILYLDECIDLALKNNSQIKLKEIEAKIAKIDKNISFGNFLPRISAMYSISQLDRYVSATIPAPDITIGILGGITLPSLPVTLTSRMVDKDFKNYALTAQLPIFVPATWFLYSAREKGENISLYTEDLTKKMIKLKVISEYYYILALVSEKSVLESEYEYAKKLNKNAKLALETESILKWQEEQTELLIKQKENAMKNNERDLKIAKMNLLNDLDLDLNADFRFVIPEDTVYKLPPLEDVVYDALINSELIKISHNVVAISKDKVKIAMSKFLPQISLGGGLIGTGLSFLDPKNILFGAVTGFLSLFNGFKNVNEYEKAKLQSEAAYIQREDVIMNTIISAVNSYNNVQKSIEDKELADMNYKIANEKFKQKKLENEVGNITDADLLNEMTELEKATSLKEKADYKYSVSVEALKILIEK encoded by the coding sequence ATGAAACTACAAAATAATTTGATTTTTCTTTCATTTATTTTATTTTTATCTTGTTCCAAGGTAAATATTGAAAATGAAAATAAAACTATGGTGGAAAGATTAAAAGAAAAAGGAATAAGTACAGAAAATTTAAGAAGAGAAAAAGAAGGGATATTATATCTTGATGAATGTATAGATTTAGCTTTAAAAAATAATTCTCAGATAAAACTAAAAGAAATAGAAGCTAAAATAGCTAAAATTGATAAAAATATTTCTTTTGGTAATTTTTTGCCAAGAATTTCTGCTATGTACTCAATCTCTCAATTGGATAGATATGTGAGTGCGACTATTCCAGCACCTGATATAACAATAGGAATTTTAGGTGGTATAACTTTACCATCACTTCCAGTTACATTGACAAGTAGAATGGTAGACAAAGATTTTAAAAATTATGCTTTAACTGCACAACTTCCAATTTTTGTTCCTGCCACTTGGTTTTTGTATTCAGCGAGAGAAAAAGGAGAAAATATTAGCCTATACACAGAAGATTTAACTAAAAAGATGATAAAGTTAAAAGTTATAAGTGAATACTACTATATTTTAGCATTAGTAAGTGAAAAAAGTGTTTTAGAAAGTGAATATGAATATGCCAAAAAATTAAATAAAAATGCAAAATTAGCCTTAGAAACTGAAAGTATTTTAAAATGGCAAGAAGAACAGACGGAACTTTTAATTAAACAAAAAGAAAATGCTATGAAAAATAATGAAAGAGATTTAAAAATTGCAAAAATGAATTTATTGAATGATTTAGATTTAGACTTAAATGCAGATTTTAGATTTGTTATCCCAGAAGACACCGTTTATAAACTTCCTCCTCTTGAAGATGTAGTATATGATGCACTTATCAATAGTGAACTTATAAAAATAAGCCATAATGTGGTAGCAATTAGTAAAGATAAAGTAAAAATTGCAATGAGCAAATTTTTACCTCAAATTAGTTTAGGTGGAGGACTAATTGGAACTGGTTTAAGTTTTCTTGATCCAAAAAATATTCTTTTTGGAGCTGTTACAGGTTTCTTATCATTATTCAATGGTTTTAAAAATGTTAATGAATATGAAAAAGCTAAATTACAATCAGAGGCAGCTTATATACAAAGAGAAGATGTTATAATGAACACCATTATATCAGCAGTAAATTCATATAATAATGTTCAAAAAAGTATAGAAGATAAAGAATTAGCAGATATGAATTACAAGATTGCAAATGAAAAATTTAAACAAAAAAAATTAGAAAATGAAGTTGGAAATATAACGGATGCTGATTTATTAAATGAAATGACTGAACTGGAAAAAGCAACTAGCCTTAAAGAAAAAGCAGACTATAAATATAGTGTTTCAGTTGAAGCATTAAAAATATTAATTGAAAAATAG